CACACGGCGAACGACAGCAGGTGAGATAGAATGGAGGGCTGATACTTGGGAGAAACTGAGAGAAAGATCTGTGATTGTGAAGTTATGGTTCGGAGGAGAGGGATTAGAGTCTGGACTAGGATTTTTCTGGTGGTGACTTTTGATAAGAAAGTGTAATTTTTCAGTTATTAGGGTTTCGTCTGCCGATAGATTGGTGTTGCAGGTAGTTTGTGGAATTTCATTGACATCTTCATCCGAAAGATGAGCTTCAGAAGCTGAAGAAAAAGTGAACAGGCTGAGTTGGCGTTGAAATGGAAGAGAAAGAAGCTGAGTTCCTGatacacaaaaaaaatatatagttaataCCATCCAAAACAATTAGAAAAAAACTGCTGGAGCATGCATTCAAAGCTAAAAAAATTGGCCAAAATCATCATCTTCCACCACAAAGACTTAGCACAACACAATCACATTAGCTATAATGGAAAAATATCCAATGAGGAAAGACATCATCACAATCTTTCAACTTTATGATCCACTGCTCAAATTGGAACAGCAATACTTAATGAAGGAAAACAAAACCCTCTAGGAGCCTTGAGAAGTAGTAGTACCATGCCCTTCAACTAAAAGCAGCCTAAACTAAAATATTTGATCACAAAACGACCATTTCTAAGTTTGAGAATAGCTCTCTAATCCAAAACATCATGTAACTTGGAGTGACTAATAAAATTAACGTACCACGAGAACACTTATTCGCCAAATTCAGAgccattattatgtgatttgagcTATTGTTCTGAATCAAAGTGAAGAACTTTAATTTCTCTTGCCTGAAAATAACGAAACCCAGAAACAAAAATTACAACATAACACAATAGTTCTCCTTACAAGAAGAAGTAGATATTAATTGGTAAATGAAAAACTCCAAACCTgaaatgaaaacaaaaaattgaaagaaatcAAGTTTGCTTACCTGACTGAAACGACGgctgtgagagagagagagagagagagagagaggtgttgAGTGTTAAGGCGGCGAGGGGTGGTTCGGTTAGGGCACTGGCGGGAGAAAGAGGGAGGCCGCTGCTATGGTATGTCGCTCCACCGGTTTTTGCTTCTCCATTCTTATACGTTCAAACTTTTCGGCACAGCTTATCACGTGACAAACACGTGATTTTTTTGTTTTAGGTTTATGTTTTTGCAATAGTCAtgtaaatttgaaatattttctttttaatattcttAATAATTTATAAATGATTTAGCTGATTTTGTGAAAATATTTATATAAGATTTAGGTTTATTAAAGAAAaactttaataattaattttagtcAAATGTCTACATAAGATTGGATGAGATTAATAAAAACAATGTTAGACACCACATGTCTCCTTAGCATTTTCTAGCAATAAAACtttatttagtttttaaataaatttatatttcaCTAAAATACTATTACAATCAAAATCtaaatttaaacaaaagaaacttaaaatataattaaatacacTTTTTTTTTGTTGCGGATTCATTATTTATATTATTCATTTAacaattttggttttttttttaaaaaaattgtactcTAATTTTTAGGATTGAAACttatattttgacattaataatttGGTTAGTTTTGTTTTTGATAGAATTTTAACTTAGGGATTATACTATCTTGAAccatgtattttgtctcattacctgtttgacttcgataaaagttttttttaactaatttcacaaataattcactaagttaacaactcagaacaaattCATAATTATTTTGCCTGAAAATTGTGttgtatattcaattttttgtttatcaaaattgagtttaagggtctatttgaaacattttacaaaatataggatctaaaaagtaatttgttaaaagAAAAAATCCAAACAattaatgagacaaaatacatggtccaaaataATATTAATGAATGACTTTTGTATTTTCTATAAATAAAGTGAATTATATTTTATGTAAGTGTGATTATATTTGTACTCCAAAATTTGATTACGATactcatttttattaaaaattaatatataatatatatttttatcaacTTATACTcaaaattttctaattttttccctttttcatattctaaaaaatacatataaataatatatattttacctatataaataaaataacattttaaacaaaaaaatatataaaaaaattcaaagtaagagttttttttttctaaaaaattacacattatttaaaaaaaaagttatgaaAACAAGAtgaaataaaattattgaaattaacaaaaaaaagaaTTTAAAGAATGTCAAAAAATTTATCGATAAAATgtgttaaaaataattttaaatattaatttctTTTAATTAATGAAGTGCTTATATATATTTAAGGAAATAAAAAAGAGTTAATCGAAACGACACCGGATTGGTGTTTCCTAAATCCTAGAGTCTAATCCTTTTCTCTGTAAGAGatagaaatattattaaaaaaaaggcTATCGATAACTCTGTCTGGAGCTCCGGCAATGGAGCTTGTTTCGTACAACTCTGCAACTTCAACTCTTACAAGAGAAAAGTTTTTAGCTAGTTCCTCCTTTTCCAAATTCCGCACTATCCGAGATAGCCGCTGGCCTCTGGTTCCTTCTTCTATCAGAAAATATCCACGACAAATCCATTTCCATGTCGAACCCAGAAACCGTACCCataaatttgtattgttaagtGCAAGACAGCAGCTTTTGGTTAGCGAACAAGAAAATGACGACGgcgaagaagaagatgaagaagaagaatattcGGACGGCGAAGCTTCTTTACTGTCTCTGAGCGTGAAGCCTGACAGGAACATGGCCTTACTGGACGACTATGAATTGGAAGAGCTCGAATACTCTGACCCTAACCATCGGAGCGGTTAGTCTCTATCGTTCCTCTTCTAAGTGGGTTTTTATCTCTAttgattttttatatatatggaaGAGTGCTCTGACTTCTTCAACTGGTAAATTCATCATTGCATCTTATGGTGATTTATTACAGAGCAGTGGTGGTGAGTTTGTGAAGTTCGAAACAAGaatgattaatgaatttttttgctTATATAAAAAATGTGCTTTCTTTGGCAGTGAATTGATACTATTATTTATAGTATTCATTCTTGGTTTTGAATTTAAACCAGTAAAAGACACAAAAATTAGACatttttatttgcttttatcTTCTTTATGCTTTTTCCCGTTAGTTTGTCATAGTTCTATTGTACAATGAATCAAATGCAGGCTATGTGGCTGTACTTGGGAAGCCAAATGTTGGAAAGAGTACACTGTCAAACCAAATGATAGGTCAAAAGTTGTCAATAGTTACTGATAAACCACAAACTACAAGGCATCGAGTTCTTGGTATATGTTCTGGCCCAGAATATCAGGTTTGgttttcttaattacttgtatTCTTACTTAATGTTGCTGATTTATCTTACTGGTTGAACTCTGATGAACAAGTTACAATGCCTGAAACCACAGAATCAATATAGTTATTTCACAGTGATTCATTGCATTCTAAAACCTTATTTAGGTGCTCTTCATGAATTAATATTAGGGATGGTGGGCTAGAGATTTTGGTAGTTTTCTAAAGGCGATTGGATTTGAATGCTAAGAGTTCCAATAGCTGTGTACTTTTCTTGGAGTTAGCTAGTGCTCAACAGGGCTACTGGACAAATTGTTAAGGAAAATATGTGGTGTATTGACCTTACAAATAATGTTGATCAGGGCCCTGCTTTTCTTTCATAAGTTCTTGGCTCGATTCTTTATGAGACCTACTTAGCAAAGTTTCCTGCTTCTTCTGTATGGTTCAGCTGGAGAACTAGtattaaaaagagaaaaaaaaaatgtatggaTTCAAGGTTGGATCAATGGAAAAAGAATATACAATGTGGAGATAGGATAACATTTAAATCTATTTTTCCTGCTTAATTATGCAGGAATTTAATAAATAAGTGAAAATTTAAATCTGTTTTTCCCACTTTATGTAAGCCTTTAATATTTTGTTCAAGTGGAAATTCCATTTAGTGCATTCGTATTTAGATTTAGCTTTACTTTTCTTGTGCTTCCTAAGCTTCATGGATTTATCTCCTTTTGACACGAGGGTTTGTTTCAGATGATACTTTATGATACACCTGGTGTTATTGAGAAGAAGATGCACATGTTAGATTCTATGATGATGAAGAATGTCAGAAATGCTGCTGTCAATGCAGACTGTGTACTTGTTCTTGTTGATGCATGTAAAGTGCCCGAGAAAGTATGCTTCTTAAGTTTGTAGAACTGATCTAAATTTTTTGTTCTTGTCCTAATGTGTTATTGGTTATTTTAGATTGATGAAATATTGGAGGAAGGTCTTGGTGACGTCACAGAAAAAAAGCCACCCATTTTGCTGGTTTTGAATAAACGAGATATGATTAAACCTGGTGAACTTGCAAAGAAGCTGGAGGTCAGGACTTGTAGATTGATATTTGTATCGAGGTTTCTTTGATTTTGTGATTGTAAATTTTCTTAATTCAATAAATTTTTACGGTAAATCTCGCAGTGGTATGAAAAATTTACAAATGTTGATGAGGTCATACCAGTGAGTGCCAAATATGGTCAGGGAGTGGAAGATATCAAGAATTGGATTCTGTCAAAACTTCCTGTTGGGCCAGCTTACTATCCAAAGGTACACAGAATGTGAAGTTTCTTCTGTTTTTTCAATCAACTACACCTACAACAATGAAGATCATGCTAAGCCATTTTTAATATAGTAAAATCTTTAGCCTATCTGTTTTGCTATGTCTCATGTCATGGGACAAAGTGAAGGGGTTTGTGGAACGAGTCTCGCAACCAAATTATTATCATAAGAATGAAGATAACACatctttcattttatgttttctcAGGACATTGTCAGTGAGCATCCTGAAAGATTCTTTGTTTCTGAAATTGTAAGAGAAAAGATATTTATTCAGTATCGGAAGGAAATTCCTTATGTATGCCAGGTACTCATTTGATTGCAAGTAATAAAAGACGGTAGTAATCtattttcatttatttgtttaagTTATGCCTGTTGTTTATAATCTTTTAGGTGAATGTGGTGAGCTACAAAACTAGGCCAACTGCAAAGGATTTTATACAAGTGGAAATTGTTGTTGAAAAAAACTCACAGAAGATCATCATTATAGGAAAGGTAATTCTTGATTGTAGAAAGTCTTTGACATATTGTTTCACTTGATTTTCTTGTATTCTGCATGATGAATAAAGTTTTAGGACTTGATATATTTGGTCATGAACCCAGGAAGAGTTCCTTCTGGGTACTTACATAGCAATTTCTATAGTTTTCTGGTCCCCAAATATTGTAGGGTTAGGCGGGAAgcatagttaaaaaaaaaaaaaaatttggtcaagacAAGTAAAGCATCGATTATAATTAACATTTGAAAGGCTTTAGAGAAATTTTCATTTCATTATCTAGAGAGTAACAAGATGAAGAACGAAGTTCCTGTCTTTTTGTTTCGCTTTCTATTGAAAGGATGTTGTTTTAGTTTGTTGCAACTATCATGGCAGCAGTACAAAACTGTTCTCTTATGCTAAACTGATTTATCTTATGATTAATTATAAATTTGCACAACCATAAATGGCCACTTCCGTctcatatgataattttttgtTGTCCTAAATCACTGTAGGATGGTAAGGCTCTAAAAATACTTGCGACAGCTGCGCGGCTTGACATTGAGGATTTCTTACAGAAGAAGGTTTATCTTGAGGTACCACTTTACGGTTTCGTAATTACATAACAGTTCTTATTCTCTACATAGAGTTTACTTGGTTTTCCTGCTATGTATAGTCTGaaatatatcatttatataatgCCACCAACCCAATTTTGATTAAACAGGTTGAAGTGAAAGTGAAAGAAAATTGGAGGCAAGACGAAGGGCTGTTGAAGTACTATGGCTATGGGGGGCAAATTAAAGCATTATGATGATAAGAAGAGTTGGTCAACAATCCTTTTTTAGATTGTAATTTGTAAGTTAAATTAAATTGGTCTTGTAATACTATACTAGCTAGCTTTAGATTTTTCATTTATTCATTAGTGGAAACTGTAGAAGAAGTGAATTTTTGTAGTTTTGACTTGTTTTTCATCCCAATTTTTCCCAAAGCCGAAATGGTCTTGTAATTAGTAGTAGTCTTCCTTTTGAGCagtttatgtatatgtatgtataacGTATGTACTAACTAGCTACAGAAGTAACATCATCTGTTTGTTTAGCTTTATGTAAGGCCCATCAGAACTCTAAAGAAAAAAAGCCCATTTCTGAAGTGGATCTAGTTTCAATATAGTGGGCTTGGTGTGGCCCAGGAAGGTGATTGATGAGAGTGTATCATGTTATGTGCTCATTTTGGGGCCCACAACATGGGGTGTTCCTGGGAGGTTGTACCTTTTGGGGCCTTTCCTAGGCTTACGGCgatgatgataatgataataTAGTGATGACACCTCTCAATAACCTCCGCAATTCTAGCATGTAATTCTCGTAGTCGGTATTTGCTGACTAACACTTCCACAGAAAAGAAAAATAGTATGGATGGaaacaaaattattttataattatttattgtttttttaaaattaaataaacaagaATACACTAGTAATATAATCTTTACATcaattttaacaaaaaaaaattactttccaTTAAATAGCTACAATAATGTAcacttttatatataaaaaaatgaatgtGTTACAGTGgtgcactatatatatatatataagggaatttttcgggcttcattttaagccttaccggtatggctctcagtgttctcaacctgtgaacagtttttggcgcgattttttttttatgaccgtgtatattgtagctatttagagcatcctacaaattttcagaaaattccgaatagtttacaatactgaaaattaggttcaaatatgttgttgcacgcgtgactaattttttttatgtgcgtggaaaacaacatgtttgaacttagttttcgatactgtaaactatttgaaattttctgaaaatttgcaagatgctctaaatagctacaatatacatggtcataaaaaaaagtcgcgccgaaaactgttcacgggtcgagaaacactgagagccctaccgataggacttaaagtgaagcccctataaaaaaattatcctatatatattattttctatttcttttatcatcaagattttCTTTCTTATCCCTTTTTTTTTACCAAACATtggtttaatttatttattttcttttttccaatagtaaaaaatatattaaatcaagAAGACAATTTTATATCACAAATATTGTTGTTATAAAGCAACTTAGGACTCAACGTGTTACTTTATATGTGGTTGATGGTATCCAACATTACTTGTAAATTATAATATCTAATATTaatctttatttatatatatatatttcatatttaagatttaagtttgtaatttttcctttaaataacTTAGCTAGGAAAATTTTATTGTATagtatatcaatatatatttaattttttttatttaatatttaaacatataaggTATACATTGTATTGGAACAATTATTTTCAATGTAGAAGATACATTCAATGTACTAAtatcaaatttataattaaaataaatatggaCAAAAGCAAGTTTTTGTACTTTTATGAATTGAATTATGCATATTAATTTGGCTCATGGATTTCGAGCATGTATTAGTACAACTATAGAATAATAAAAAGAGTATTGCTATTTGGCATTTTAAGGTGTCCAACAACACATGAAGTGGTACTATAGAATAATAAAAAGAGTATTgctataataattattaaattcaaatatatgaATCGATATTGAATTGTACCGATAACATTATGCCGTCTCCTTGTGGTGTTGGATACCAATGATGCCTCTTAACAATTCTCATAGAAAAAGTATGCTATAGATTCTAATTATAACTTGGTTTCCAATTTTAGTTGGCTTTAGTACTTGATAAATACTAATGAGAATTATGATAAAAACTAACTTGCTCACATCACATTCATGAGAAATCTTGTGGTTCCCCTAATAAAAAGCACCAAATCTGACTTAGGGGACCATTAGCATAAATGATATAATATTATCATACCTCCTCACATGGGTTCATATCTATCAACGTCCATGATTTTGTACAAGGTATAAATCAAATGGAAACTTGTAGAAGATTTCATTTGTACCCTTTTGGccccatttttttttattacatgTACTTTCTATCCCAACTTCcaattgaaaattttaaatttattggagTGGAAGTTTCctttttttctatttaatttGGTGAGTGCCCAAAAAATAGTCATAAAAGTAAAAGAAgtgtaaacaaaataaaataaaaaaaacaaaactttaTCTCTTTTTGACTATTCTACCGGTTTTCGTGGCTTTAATTAAGCTGTGTATGGAGTATATGTACACATTTGTACGGTCAAATTTTGTCGGTTGGAAATGAGCCACTGGTTCGTGGAGTGTATATTTTGGTTGGTCCACAAAGCAATGTAAGGTATCGAGCTTTAGTTCATAAAAATGATAAAGTTATAATTTAGTTGTGAATCAAAAATAGGAGAGAGCCCATGTGAGTAACATACTCTTATTAGTACTTGAGACTGTTTTAATTAAGATTTACATTGAAATTTAAGGAGTGAGTGGGGAGAGACTTTTAGGTGACTTTCTTTGGTGGGAAATTTATATGAGAATTCATGAATGTGGGAACCACAAATATTGAGCAGAGATggaaattttattttcttgacatAAATATTGATCTTGAAACTTCATTCCAGCTACCCTTTTCATGAAAACTTCACATGTTGCATGGTCTTTAAGTGTGATTGAAGCAAACAAAAAGATTGGAacaattttgatgaataaatatataattatttttgcaGTAAGATATTGTGTCTTTAGTATTCTGGCGATCAACACCAAAATTAAAGAATCTTAGTGTTATATTTTTTTCCATTCTAACCACAACACAAAAAATTACACGaaaatatatattctttattattttattttatatataaaataatatacatatatttattattaaatattaatataaaaaacaaaataataaataatttttttttaccgtTGCTATAGTACTCGATCATATAATAACCAAATAAGGTTGAGATTGATTTTTAACTTTTTGCCACTATATTTACTTTTCTGAACTCCAGTTAAAGCTACACTAGAAACATTCTCTTAAAAAAGTAGGAAAAGGGTAAAGATTCATACTTCCAATAGTAAATTTGAGTGAACCAATTTACTGAAATCAGGACAAAAAGAAATCTGAGGAGGATATGAATGAAGTGTGAGTAGGAAAGTTTAATACTACTTGTCAAATTCTCTACTGTGACAGTTGCTGTCATTATTTAGTTAtttctttatatatttattatttcagtT
The genomic region above belongs to Humulus lupulus chromosome 1, drHumLupu1.1, whole genome shotgun sequence and contains:
- the LOC133812662 gene encoding GTPase ERA-like, chloroplastic, encoding MELVSYNSATSTLTREKFLASSSFSKFRTIRDSRWPLVPSSIRKYPRQIHFHVEPRNRTHKFVLLSARQQLLVSEQENDDGEEEDEEEEYSDGEASLLSLSVKPDRNMALLDDYELEELEYSDPNHRSGYVAVLGKPNVGKSTLSNQMIGQKLSIVTDKPQTTRHRVLGICSGPEYQMILYDTPGVIEKKMHMLDSMMMKNVRNAAVNADCVLVLVDACKVPEKIDEILEEGLGDVTEKKPPILLVLNKRDMIKPGELAKKLEWYEKFTNVDEVIPVSAKYGQGVEDIKNWILSKLPVGPAYYPKDIVSEHPERFFVSEIVREKIFIQYRKEIPYVCQVNVVSYKTRPTAKDFIQVEIVVEKNSQKIIIIGKDGKALKILATAARLDIEDFLQKKVYLEVEVKVKENWRQDEGLLKYYGYGGQIKAL